In Rhinatrema bivittatum chromosome 11, aRhiBiv1.1, whole genome shotgun sequence, a single window of DNA contains:
- the TMEM35B gene encoding transmembrane protein 35B isoform X2, whose translation MLGRTPSVAWLGHRDNPRLCLGSLEKVNLSPATGRQCQAGGAPPLLQCHGAARAGPAPGARALLPAHRGRETQRSHLGAAPPADGAIYTLLALKEPLAMCTPATVCLGLLLLLNVRGRGWKAKPKFE comes from the exons ATGCTAGGGAGGACGCCTTCCGTGGCCTGGCTCGGGCACCGGGATAACCCGAGGCTGTGCCTGGGCTCCTTGGAGAAGGTAAATCTGTCTCCGGCCACAGggcggcagtgccaggcaggcGGCGCCCCTCCTCTGCTGCAGTGTCATGGCGCTGCTCGTGCGGGTCCTGCGCCTGGGGCTCGGGCTCTTCTTCCTGCTCACCGGGGCCGTGAAACTCAGCGATCGCATCTCGGCGCAGCTCCACCTGCAGATG GTGCTATCTACACCCTGCTGGCACTGAAGGAGCCTTTGGCCATGTGCACCCCTGCCACCGTCTGCCtaggcctcctgctgctccttaaCGTTAGAGGGCGAGGATGGAAAGCAAAGCCCAAGTTTGAGTAA
- the TMEM35B gene encoding transmembrane protein 35B isoform X1 codes for MALLVRVLRLGLGLFFLLTGAVKLSDRISAQLHLQMRAQFVQFADVFPLKEFGYSPEPVQYLEVVGWTEAVAGVLLALGPQLLQEISNFVLTVIMIGAIYTLLALKEPLAMCTPATVCLGLLLLLNVRGRGWKAKPKFE; via the exons ATGGCGCTGCTCGTGCGGGTCCTGCGCCTGGGGCTCGGGCTCTTCTTCCTGCTCACCGGGGCCGTGAAACTCAGCGATCGCATCTCGGCGCAGCTCCACCTGCAGATG CGGGCACAGTTCGTGCAGTTTGCGGACGTCTTCCCCCTGAAAGAATTTGGCTACAGCCCTGAGCCGGTGCAGTACCTGGAGGTGGTGGGGTGGACAGAGGCCGTGGCAGGAGTCTTGCTGGCGCTTGGACCCCAGCTCTTGCAGGAGATCAGTAACTTTGTGCTCACCGTGATAATGATTG GTGCTATCTACACCCTGCTGGCACTGAAGGAGCCTTTGGCCATGTGCACCCCTGCCACCGTCTGCCtaggcctcctgctgctccttaaCGTTAGAGGGCGAGGATGGAAAGCAAAGCCCAAGTTTGAGTAA